In a single window of the Arachis hypogaea cultivar Tifrunner chromosome 6, arahy.Tifrunner.gnm2.J5K5, whole genome shotgun sequence genome:
- the LOC112697054 gene encoding cytochrome P450 71A9: MILSYALLVFLTLLFFILTFRKSDLQKNLPPGPRKLPFIGNLHQIGELPYLSLQELSSHHGPLMFLKLGSVPTLVVSSAEIAKEIFKNHDLAFSGRPKLYAGNRLGYNGSAMTFTPYGNYWKEIRKIVMLELLSAKRVQSFQAVRFEEVQVLLHSIALSCGSPVNLSHLTLSLTNNIVCRIAFGTRFGDASSKFYEMLRETQELLGGFCLADFFPWLGWLNKFNGYESRLEKNFKELDNFYDKVIKEHAVNNDASERLGVMEQHHDEDLVHVLLRLQKDSNQEIALSDDQIKGVLTDIFIAGTDTAAATMIWTMSELIRNPEKMERAQQEVREVVLSKKKVMVEESDLPMLPYLKSVVKEALRIHPPAPLLVPRETIQPCTIKGYEIPAGTRVFINAKTIAMDPTCWENPTEFSPERFLHSPIDFGGHHVEMLPFGAGRRGCPGVNFAMPLVELSLANLLFRFDWKLPDGVGREELDMQEAIGITMHKKSPLCLIPSPSFA, encoded by the exons ATGATTCTCTCTTACGCCCTCCTTGTTTTCCTTACACTACTCTTTTTCATCTTAACATTTAGAAAATCAGATCTACAAAAAAACCTTCCTCCTGGCCCACGGAAACTACCATTCATCGGCAACCTTCAccaaattggcgagctcccctaTCTATCGCTTCAAGAATTATCAAGTCATCATGGGCCACTCATGTTCTTGAAGTTGGGTTCTGTTCCTACTTTGGTGGTCTCTTCGGCCGAGATAGCCAAAGAGATCTTCAAGAACCATGACTTGGCCTTCTCCGGCCGCCCCAAACTTTATGCCGGGAACCGTTTGGGATACAACGGATCAGCTATGACTTTCACTCCTTATGGTAACTACTGGAAGGAAATAAGGAAAATTGTGATGTTGGAGTTGCTGAGTGCAAAGAGGGTTCAATCTTTTCAAGCTGTGAGATTTGAAGAGGTTCAAGTTCTCCTCCATTCCATAGCACTTTCTTGCGGTAGTCCTGTTAATCTAAGCCACTTGACGCTTTCTCTTACCAATAATATCGTTTGTCGGATTGCATTTGGCACAAG ATTTGGGGATGCAAGTAGTAAGTTCTATGAGATGCTTAGGGAAACACAGGAGTTATTGGGAGGATTCTGCTTGGCTGATTTCTTTCCTTGGTTGGgatggctcaacaaattcaacggTTATGAGAGTAGGCTAGAGAAGAACTTCAAAGAGTTGGATAACTTCTATGACAAAGTGATAAAGGAGCATGCAGTTAATAATGATGCTTCTGAGAGGCTTGGTGTTATGGAGCAACATCATGATGAAGATCTTGTTCATGTTCTTCTTCGACTTCAAAAGGATTCAAATCAAGAGATAGCCCTCAGCGATGACCAAATCAAGGGTGTTCTAACA GACATTTTCATAGCTGGAACCGACACTGCAGCAGCCACAATGATATGGACAATGTCGGAGCTAATAAGGAAcccagagaaaatggaaagagcacaACAAGAGGTAAGAGAAGTAGTCTTGTCGAAGAAAAAAGTTATGGTGGAAGAGAGTGACCTTCCAATGCTTCCATACCTcaaatcagtagtaaaggaggcACTAAGAATCCATCCTCCAGCACCACTCCTCGTCCCAAGAGAGACAATCCAGCCCTGCACCATCAAAGGGTATGAAATCCCCGCCGGAACGAGGGTTTTCATCAACGCGAAAACCATAGCAATGGACCCAACTTGTTGGGAGAATccaacagagttctctccagaGAGGTTCCTTCACAGTCCAATTGATTTCGGAGGGCATCACGTTGAGATGTTGCCCTTTGGAGCTGGACGGAGGGGCTGCCCTGGAGTGAACTTCGCCATGCCATTGGTTGAGCTTTCTCTGGCGAATCTTTTGTTCCGTTTTGATTGGAAACTGCCAGATGGAGTCGGAAGGGAAGAGCTTGACATGCAAGAAGCAATTGGCATTACAATGCACAAGAAATCTCCTCTTTGCCTCATACCTTCCCCCTCTTTTGCTTAG